In the Corynebacterium kroppenstedtii genome, one interval contains:
- a CDS encoding cytochrome c biogenesis CcdA family protein, which yields MIPAQVHVDVGSAFANTAASGPLLLALGAAALAGLVSFASPCVIPLVPGYISYLAGVVGAESDITAEGTKVRSHRGRVAGAALLFVAGFTVVFVLATASIFGAISALQMNNELLQRVGGVVTIVMGVVFLGFIPFLQNERRMAPKHWSTLMGAPLLGAVFALGWTPCLGPTLAGIISIAAGTEGTTALRGVTLIIFYCLGLGLPFVIVALGSSKALSSVSWLRRHSRGVQIAGGVALIVVGIALVTGQWAVFVSWIRQWAVTSTVTPI from the coding sequence ATGATCCCCGCCCAGGTTCATGTTGATGTCGGTTCCGCTTTTGCGAACACCGCCGCGTCGGGCCCGCTACTCCTTGCGTTAGGCGCTGCCGCGCTGGCAGGCCTTGTCTCTTTCGCAAGCCCATGCGTCATCCCGCTGGTGCCTGGCTATATTTCCTACCTTGCCGGTGTCGTCGGCGCGGAAAGTGACATCACAGCCGAGGGGACAAAAGTTCGCTCACACCGTGGTCGCGTGGCTGGGGCTGCGCTGCTTTTCGTCGCCGGTTTTACGGTGGTCTTCGTTTTAGCGACGGCATCCATCTTTGGCGCTATCTCCGCCCTCCAGATGAATAACGAGCTTCTCCAACGCGTCGGGGGCGTCGTCACCATTGTGATGGGCGTCGTATTCCTGGGGTTCATACCGTTTCTGCAGAATGAACGCCGTATGGCTCCGAAGCATTGGTCCACGTTGATGGGGGCTCCGCTTCTGGGGGCGGTGTTCGCCCTCGGGTGGACGCCATGTTTAGGCCCCACTCTCGCCGGGATTATTAGCATTGCTGCGGGAACCGAAGGGACGACGGCCCTGCGCGGAGTTACCCTCATCATCTTCTACTGCTTGGGGCTGGGGTTACCCTTCGTCATTGTGGCATTGGGCTCCTCCAAAGCGTTATCGAGCGTATCGTGGTTGCGTCGCCACAGTCGCGGGGTTCAAATCGCCGGTGGCGTCGCCTTGATCGTCGTAGGGATTGCCCTGGTCACAGGCCAATGGGCGGTCTTTGTGTCGTGGATCCGGCAGTGGGCAGTGACCAGCACGGTGACACCCATCTAG
- a CDS encoding TlpA disulfide reductase family protein codes for MIHRHAWARSVRHTVVSALVACAVAAVGATTLTACGSDETAGKDAVAVGGNFSFVSPGGQLVIKYDQKDRKPVKDLSGSSLMEPDKTIKLSDFDNQIVVLNAWGQWCAPCRTEVDDLQEIQDDLQKGPGNGADGSDDSGTSKSKPAGTVLGINVRDFNKQAAQDFVKDNDITYPSIYDPSFKSAISLGGIPASVVPTTIVLDKQHRPAAVFLREVNVKEIMDVVNTLEKE; via the coding sequence ATGATCCATCGTCATGCTTGGGCGCGATCCGTACGTCACACTGTAGTGTCGGCACTTGTGGCCTGTGCCGTGGCTGCGGTGGGGGCTACCACACTGACCGCCTGCGGTTCTGACGAAACGGCTGGTAAAGACGCGGTCGCCGTCGGCGGAAATTTCAGCTTCGTCTCCCCGGGTGGCCAGTTGGTCATTAAGTACGACCAGAAAGATCGCAAGCCAGTAAAAGACCTATCCGGTTCGTCGTTAATGGAGCCGGATAAGACAATTAAGTTGTCGGATTTCGATAACCAAATCGTGGTGCTGAACGCCTGGGGGCAGTGGTGTGCCCCGTGCCGCACTGAGGTCGATGACCTGCAAGAAATTCAGGATGACCTGCAAAAAGGGCCGGGGAACGGGGCTGACGGTTCGGATGATTCCGGCACGTCGAAAAGCAAACCAGCCGGCACTGTTCTCGGGATCAACGTCCGTGATTTCAACAAGCAGGCCGCGCAGGATTTCGTCAAAGATAACGACATCACCTACCCGAGCATCTACGATCCCTCGTTCAAATCTGCTATCTCTCTAGGCGGAATCCCCGCATCCGTCGTGCCGACGACGATTGTCCTCGATAAACAGCACCGGCCAGCGGCGGTATTCCTCCGCGAAGTCAATGTGAAGGAAATCATGGACGTTGTGAACACCCTGGAGAAGGAATAA
- a CDS encoding heavy metal translocating P-type ATPase, with protein sequence MAVKKSAVEDQTPDSSPKKPTPGEPTTDFPRHRRPYGSHSGKYSPRNNRRAADGSLLPADPESLEKSETAIKAAVDAARDLGVERRHAGLLNDEDEEQSYHSFTLELDGLEDAVHAGDIEKMLSDVDGVTARIVYGNPSTAWISAPSSMSVDHIISILQASGVSAVKKLGSVYRQVIESEAEKERRERKRRRHRRHNESFLSRHPFRVKKPDNMEALFTARALITKLRLIVAVALSVPVVAIALFPRLQFPYWQWVSAGLALPVVSYCAWPFHRAAVGGLRRKMAALDSATSLAVTVAYVWSVGTVVFMRPQGDWTSAPKWLVFQHQPQVFFDVACGATTLVLLGRLLSRRNRLHSMELLSTHNVDSGMMVTVIRRTADGPRKQSVSAAELHPGEDILVGPGDIIPVDGVVVGGSSLISPGPVSGHSNRTVVKVNSHIYAGGRNMGDTLKIRVDRSGHTTRLAAMHRWVEECDYAEHMATRTATRSASLLVPWAIVLAVMCFLNWFLIMKDAAGALATSLAVLTGVGPVSLAISTTLASRLGLARAISRGILFRDEQVMWDLGECDMLLFNRVGTLTTGNMKVESVTAAEGENADLILRVAGALAMESDHGVSRALVKAARESRDLGAGGNSVPHWIEVTGEQITDNGSFIGTVDIPIRGEMSSVKAALWRPRDLSELKDDRLAMAAISGGTPLVVSWKNKNRGVITVIDATKDDAAEAIEQLEDMGIETGMLSRDTYPVAKKSADSLGMSLVLAGIAPSRKGAAVRSMHREGYSVALVGDRDLMKYLAVADVGILVGAADCLDTVDASVVILRDEVRAVPDAVNLATKVRRVGKGNMNFSRAYNTFALVGGALSIINPLVSTFLMLLGSTVIEMRTLTLRRA encoded by the coding sequence ATGGCAGTAAAAAAATCGGCTGTAGAAGACCAAACGCCAGATAGCTCACCCAAGAAGCCCACACCGGGCGAGCCCACGACAGATTTTCCGCGGCACCGTCGCCCCTATGGTTCCCACTCGGGGAAGTACTCACCCCGTAATAACCGACGCGCGGCGGATGGTTCGCTACTTCCCGCTGACCCGGAGTCCCTGGAAAAGTCTGAAACCGCTATCAAAGCGGCGGTCGACGCTGCCCGCGATCTGGGAGTCGAGCGTCGCCACGCGGGTCTGCTGAATGACGAGGATGAAGAGCAGTCATACCACTCGTTCACCTTGGAGTTGGACGGGCTTGAGGACGCCGTCCACGCGGGTGATATCGAAAAGATGCTCTCGGATGTCGACGGTGTGACTGCCCGCATTGTCTACGGAAACCCGTCAACGGCATGGATTTCTGCACCGAGTTCGATGTCGGTGGATCACATCATTTCGATCCTCCAGGCCAGCGGCGTGAGTGCCGTCAAAAAATTGGGGTCAGTGTACCGTCAGGTCATTGAATCCGAGGCCGAGAAGGAAAGAAGAGAACGGAAGCGACGTCGGCATCGTCGGCACAACGAGTCGTTCTTGTCTCGCCATCCATTCCGGGTGAAGAAACCGGACAACATGGAGGCGCTGTTTACCGCGCGCGCTTTAATCACGAAGCTTCGGCTTATTGTGGCGGTGGCGCTGTCGGTGCCGGTCGTCGCCATCGCCCTTTTCCCGCGGCTTCAGTTTCCGTACTGGCAGTGGGTGTCGGCGGGATTGGCGTTGCCCGTCGTGTCCTACTGCGCGTGGCCCTTCCACCGGGCAGCCGTCGGCGGTCTTCGCAGAAAGATGGCCGCGCTTGATTCTGCAACATCACTGGCCGTGACCGTCGCATATGTGTGGTCTGTGGGCACCGTCGTTTTTATGCGGCCGCAGGGTGATTGGACGTCGGCACCCAAATGGCTTGTCTTCCAGCACCAACCGCAAGTCTTTTTCGACGTCGCTTGTGGAGCAACCACCCTGGTTCTTCTGGGGCGGCTACTGTCACGACGCAATCGCTTGCACAGCATGGAGCTACTGTCCACACACAACGTGGATTCGGGGATGATGGTCACCGTCATTCGTCGGACTGCCGATGGGCCACGGAAGCAGTCTGTCAGCGCAGCAGAGCTCCACCCTGGTGAGGACATTCTGGTCGGGCCGGGCGACATTATTCCCGTCGACGGAGTTGTTGTTGGCGGATCGTCGTTAATTAGTCCGGGGCCGGTGTCGGGGCACAGTAACCGAACCGTCGTCAAGGTTAATTCCCATATTTACGCTGGTGGGCGCAATATGGGGGATACTCTCAAGATCCGTGTCGATCGGTCCGGACATACGACGCGTCTGGCGGCCATGCACCGTTGGGTCGAGGAGTGCGATTATGCGGAGCATATGGCGACCCGCACCGCGACCCGGTCAGCATCGCTCCTTGTCCCCTGGGCGATAGTGCTGGCCGTGATGTGCTTCCTGAACTGGTTCCTCATTATGAAGGACGCGGCGGGTGCCCTGGCGACAAGTTTGGCGGTGCTCACGGGAGTGGGGCCGGTGTCCCTGGCTATCTCCACGACGTTGGCCTCGCGGTTAGGACTGGCCCGAGCGATTAGCCGTGGCATCTTATTCCGCGACGAGCAAGTGATGTGGGATCTGGGCGAATGTGACATGCTGCTTTTCAACCGCGTCGGTACGTTGACCACCGGAAACATGAAAGTGGAGAGCGTGACTGCGGCGGAAGGCGAAAACGCTGACTTGATCCTTCGTGTGGCGGGTGCCCTGGCCATGGAGAGCGATCATGGGGTCTCTCGTGCATTGGTGAAAGCTGCCCGTGAATCTCGTGACCTGGGAGCCGGAGGGAACAGTGTTCCTCACTGGATTGAGGTGACGGGCGAGCAGATCACCGACAACGGGTCCTTTATCGGCACCGTGGATATTCCGATTCGCGGCGAGATGAGTTCTGTGAAAGCTGCGCTATGGCGGCCCCGCGACTTGTCTGAACTGAAAGATGATCGCCTTGCAATGGCGGCGATCTCTGGTGGCACCCCCTTGGTGGTGTCCTGGAAGAACAAGAACCGTGGCGTTATTACCGTGATCGACGCGACGAAGGACGACGCGGCGGAGGCCATCGAGCAGCTGGAAGATATGGGTATTGAGACGGGAATGTTATCCCGTGATACCTACCCAGTGGCCAAGAAATCCGCGGATAGTTTGGGCATGAGCTTGGTTCTGGCCGGGATCGCGCCATCGCGTAAAGGGGCGGCCGTGCGATCCATGCACCGCGAAGGCTACAGCGTCGCCCTCGTTGGTGACCGCGACTTGATGAAGTACCTGGCGGTGGCCGACGTCGGGATTCTCGTCGGTGCTGCAGATTGCTTGGACACGGTTGATGCGTCGGTCGTTATCCTTCGCGACGAGGTGCGCGCCGTTCCTGACGCGGTGAACTTGGCGACGAAGGTGCGGCGTGTTGGTAAGGGCAATATGAATTTTTCGCGTGCATATAACACCTTTGCGCTGGTGGGCGGGGCGTTGTCAATTATTAACCCCTTGGTGTCTACGTTCTTGATGCTTTTGGGCTCAACCGTGATTGAGATGCGCACCCTGACGTTGCGGCGGGCGTAG
- the hemB gene encoding porphobilinogen synthase, whose translation MSQTNEFSQSTNHTSRDSLGLQRRPRRLRTSATMRDFVAETRLDPANLIQVLFVRDGIDQPEEIPSMPGQYQHTVSSLIDAVREARDAGVRCVDLFGIPLEEEKDAQGSEAWNPDGILNRGIAAVRKEFGDSILVMADTCLDEFTDHGHCGVLTEDKHGTVVVNNDETVPLYVKMAVSQAKAGAHIVSPSGMMDGQVAEIRRGLDDAGYEDVSIMAYSAKYASAFFGPFRDAVGCSLQGDRKAYQQDPANRRESLLEVQLDIDEGADMVMVKPAMAYLDVVREVADFSPVPVAAYQVSGEYSMIEAAAQNGWIDRRRIVLESLTSIRRAGADMIFTYYATEVAHWLKDN comes from the coding sequence ATGTCACAAACTAACGAATTCTCTCAGAGCACGAACCACACATCCCGCGATAGCTTAGGTCTTCAACGCCGCCCCCGTCGGTTGCGGACGTCGGCGACAATGCGGGACTTCGTTGCCGAGACTCGTTTAGATCCGGCCAACCTGATTCAGGTTTTATTTGTCCGCGATGGCATTGACCAGCCGGAAGAAATCCCCTCCATGCCGGGGCAGTACCAGCACACGGTGTCCTCTCTTATCGACGCCGTTCGCGAAGCTCGTGACGCCGGCGTTCGGTGCGTTGACCTCTTCGGCATTCCCCTCGAGGAGGAGAAAGACGCCCAAGGGTCCGAGGCATGGAACCCCGACGGCATCCTTAACCGCGGAATCGCCGCGGTACGCAAAGAATTCGGCGACAGCATCCTGGTCATGGCCGATACCTGCCTGGACGAATTCACCGATCACGGGCACTGCGGAGTGCTGACGGAAGACAAGCATGGGACCGTCGTTGTGAATAATGACGAGACCGTGCCGCTCTACGTGAAGATGGCGGTATCGCAGGCCAAGGCGGGGGCGCACATTGTCAGCCCATCAGGGATGATGGATGGGCAAGTCGCGGAGATCCGACGTGGCCTCGACGATGCTGGCTATGAGGACGTGTCCATCATGGCGTATTCGGCGAAGTACGCGTCAGCATTCTTCGGGCCATTCCGTGATGCCGTGGGCTGCTCATTGCAGGGTGATAGGAAGGCCTACCAGCAGGATCCTGCGAATCGGCGTGAATCGTTGCTCGAAGTGCAGCTGGATATCGACGAAGGCGCGGACATGGTGATGGTTAAGCCGGCCATGGCGTACTTGGATGTGGTTCGTGAGGTAGCGGACTTCTCGCCCGTTCCCGTGGCCGCGTATCAGGTCAGCGGTGAGTACTCCATGATTGAGGCGGCCGCGCAGAATGGGTGGATTGATAGGCGACGCATCGTGCTTGAATCATTGACCTCTATCCGGCGGGCCGGGGCGGACATGATCTTCACGTACTATGCCACTGAAGTAGCCCACTGGTTGAAGGACAACTAA
- the ccsB gene encoding c-type cytochrome biogenesis protein CcsB has protein sequence MPVNKTLASFSDFSFKVAFAVYVIGLIVMLAYYVRERMLQEAYEDASRREESQSGNQSVGQGASDKELVGASATKSGVASEASESGTSSHVDVGSVASASSAGSSRSGGSSRAASLWGRVAHDRPVMSQAELDARQDSVDRLGTFGQGVIFLGLLFHAACVILRGLSAHRFPWGNLYEYVALVSLVAMIVATVVLTKRENRIMWPWVLTPVVALLFYGGMKLYAASAPVVPALQSYWFPIHVSTVSIGAGFGLISGMCSLAYIVRMFQPVGQEHGFMGKIAGPLPSAKRLDRLAYRTAVVAFPIFGLGVIFGAIWAESAWGRFWNWDPKETMSFVTWILYAAYLHARATTGWKDQRAAWINVVAFGIMVFNLFFINLVVSGLHSYAGLN, from the coding sequence ATGCCGGTTAATAAGACTCTCGCCTCGTTTTCAGACTTTTCGTTCAAAGTGGCTTTCGCCGTGTACGTCATCGGGCTGATCGTGATGTTGGCCTATTACGTGCGCGAGCGGATGCTTCAAGAGGCATATGAGGACGCTAGTCGTCGTGAGGAAAGCCAGTCCGGAAACCAGTCTGTAGGCCAGGGTGCCTCGGACAAGGAGCTGGTTGGAGCTAGCGCGACGAAATCGGGTGTTGCCTCGGAGGCGTCGGAATCCGGTACCAGCTCACACGTCGACGTCGGATCGGTGGCGTCGGCCTCTTCTGCTGGTTCGTCGCGTAGTGGTGGTTCGTCGCGGGCCGCCTCATTGTGGGGGCGCGTTGCCCACGACCGGCCGGTCATGAGCCAAGCTGAACTCGACGCTCGCCAAGACAGTGTTGATCGCTTGGGGACGTTCGGACAGGGCGTCATTTTCCTCGGGCTGCTGTTCCATGCGGCGTGCGTCATTTTGCGCGGGTTGTCGGCGCACCGCTTCCCGTGGGGCAATTTGTACGAATATGTCGCCTTGGTGTCGCTGGTCGCGATGATCGTCGCCACGGTGGTCCTGACTAAGCGCGAGAACCGCATCATGTGGCCCTGGGTGCTAACTCCCGTGGTTGCGCTGCTGTTCTATGGCGGCATGAAGCTGTACGCGGCATCGGCACCGGTGGTACCCGCGTTGCAGTCATACTGGTTCCCGATTCACGTATCGACGGTGTCCATTGGTGCTGGTTTCGGCCTGATATCCGGAATGTGTAGCTTGGCGTACATCGTGAGGATGTTTCAGCCGGTGGGGCAAGAGCATGGTTTCATGGGAAAAATCGCGGGACCACTGCCGAGTGCCAAAAGACTTGACCGGCTGGCATACCGCACAGCCGTCGTGGCGTTCCCGATTTTCGGGCTCGGCGTGATTTTTGGCGCGATCTGGGCTGAATCGGCGTGGGGGCGCTTCTGGAACTGGGACCCCAAGGAGACCATGTCGTTCGTCACGTGGATCTTGTACGCAGCTTATCTGCATGCTCGAGCAACGACGGGGTGGAAAGACCAGCGAGCAGCGTGGATCAACGTGGTTGCCTTCGGAATTATGGTGTTCAATCTGTTCTTCATCAACCTCGTAGTATCCGGGCTGCACTCGTACGCCGGGTTGAATTAG
- a CDS encoding dicarboxylate/amino acid:cation symporter, whose amino-acid sequence MPKSVPPEQPANEPPMEGSAENSSRPASTAQPSATTRAPHGETNGTSATKGATENDAANKASTPEDTTTHPKKSIGQRIRGNLLWQIIIAIIAGIVCSLFFPDWLARVFVTYNSLFSNFLSFFIPVLIFALITPAISGLGRGAGKWLAITTGVAYGSTIFSGLIAFGTASVVYPWLLKGDDLFKAKTVDDGALKPFFEIEMKPPFEVMTALLLAFTIGVAMTAVKSDTLYAGAKDLERVIMRVISKFVIPLLPPFIFGMFLSMGMNGNLTNTLVSFAKVIVLAIAMTGVLLLLQFSVTGGIAKVNPWRAFKNMIPAYITALGTSSSAATIPVTYECSKKNGVNPTVAGFTVPLCATIHLAGSMMKISLFAFAIVQMANIDTTPAKMIGFVLMLGITMIAAPGVPGGAIMAASGLLSSMLGFSDSEVAIMIAAYIAIDSFGTACNVTGDGAIALIINRMVGDKGISRKELEDTPTYEDAIAEAEAREAAMQ is encoded by the coding sequence ATGCCCAAGTCGGTCCCACCTGAGCAGCCAGCGAACGAACCCCCTATGGAGGGATCGGCAGAGAATAGTTCCCGCCCGGCCAGCACAGCTCAACCATCTGCGACAACGCGGGCGCCGCACGGCGAGACGAACGGGACCAGCGCGACTAAGGGGGCCACGGAAAACGACGCGGCCAACAAGGCCAGCACCCCAGAGGACACCACCACCCACCCTAAAAAGTCCATCGGCCAGCGCATTCGCGGTAACCTTTTGTGGCAGATCATCATCGCCATCATCGCGGGCATCGTCTGTTCGTTGTTTTTCCCTGATTGGCTTGCCCGCGTGTTCGTCACGTACAACAGCCTGTTCAGCAACTTCTTGAGCTTCTTCATCCCGGTGCTCATTTTCGCGCTGATCACCCCGGCGATCTCCGGCCTAGGCCGCGGCGCCGGCAAGTGGCTAGCGATTACAACGGGCGTCGCGTACGGCTCGACTATTTTCTCGGGCCTGATCGCCTTTGGCACGGCGTCGGTAGTGTATCCGTGGTTGCTGAAGGGCGACGATCTTTTTAAGGCAAAAACTGTCGACGACGGTGCGCTAAAGCCGTTCTTCGAAATTGAGATGAAGCCACCGTTCGAGGTGATGACGGCCCTCCTGCTGGCGTTCACCATCGGCGTGGCCATGACGGCGGTGAAGAGCGACACGCTGTACGCGGGCGCGAAGGACCTCGAGCGCGTGATTATGCGCGTGATCAGCAAGTTCGTGATCCCCCTGTTGCCGCCGTTCATTTTCGGCATGTTCTTGTCGATGGGCATGAACGGCAATTTGACGAACACGCTGGTGTCGTTTGCCAAGGTCATCGTGCTGGCCATCGCGATGACGGGGGTTTTACTGCTGTTGCAGTTTTCGGTGACCGGGGGGATCGCGAAGGTCAACCCGTGGCGCGCGTTCAAGAACATGATCCCGGCGTATATCACCGCGCTGGGGACGTCCTCGTCGGCTGCGACCATCCCGGTCACGTACGAGTGCTCGAAGAAGAATGGCGTGAATCCGACGGTCGCCGGTTTCACGGTGCCGTTGTGTGCGACAATTCACCTGGCTGGGTCGATGATGAAGATTTCGCTGTTCGCGTTCGCGATTGTGCAGATGGCGAACATCGACACGACGCCGGCGAAAATGATCGGCTTCGTGCTGATGCTGGGCATCACGATGATCGCCGCGCCGGGCGTGCCGGGGGGCGCGATTATGGCGGCGTCGGGGTTGCTCTCGTCGATGCTGGGCTTTTCTGATTCTGAGGTTGCGATCATGATTGCGGCGTATATCGCGATCGACTCCTTTGGTACGGCGTGCAATGTTACTGGCGACGGTGCCATCGCTCTGATTATCAACCGCATGGTGGGGGATAAGGGCATTAGCCGCAAGGAGCTCGAGGATACTCCGACGTATGAGGATGCAATTGCGGAAGCGGAGGCTCGCGAAGCTGCAATGCAGTAG
- the hemL gene encoding glutamate-1-semialdehyde 2,1-aminomutase, giving the protein MKTMTRSSDLFSQARELIPGGVNSPVRAFGSVGGTPLFIDSARGSHLRDVDGNEYVDLVSSWGPMLHGNAHPAIVEAVQEAATKGLSFGAPTAAENSLAKEIIDRTAVDEVRMVNSGTEATMSAVRLARGFTGRSTVVKFAGCYHGHVDSLLVSAGSGVATFGLPDSPGVTQSDTIVVPYNDLDAVRDAFEQHPDDIACVIAEAAAGNMGTVAPHEGFNAGLKDIAHEYGALLILDEVMTGFRTSHEGWYGVDGVAGDLVTFGKVVSGGLPAAAFGGRRDIMSYLAPEGPVYQAGTLSGNPVAMAAGLASLRLADEKCYATIRANADRLENLLHEALEREGVAHHIQRASTFLSVRFAEGEGHNFADMQAADTFRYAPFFHELLDNGVYTAPSPFETWFVSTALTDEDFSRIESALRPAAKAAAAATKEG; this is encoded by the coding sequence ATGAAAACTATGACTCGTAGTAGTGATTTATTCTCACAAGCTCGTGAATTAATCCCGGGTGGGGTGAATTCCCCGGTGCGGGCATTCGGCTCCGTGGGGGGTACGCCACTGTTCATTGACTCCGCGAGGGGGAGCCACCTGCGGGATGTCGATGGAAATGAGTACGTGGATTTAGTGTCATCGTGGGGTCCGATGCTGCACGGCAACGCCCATCCCGCGATTGTGGAGGCCGTCCAGGAAGCGGCGACGAAGGGCTTATCGTTCGGCGCACCCACTGCTGCAGAAAATAGCCTGGCTAAGGAAATTATCGACCGCACCGCAGTGGACGAAGTACGTATGGTCAACTCCGGGACCGAGGCAACCATGTCCGCGGTGCGGTTGGCGCGCGGCTTCACCGGCCGGTCAACGGTCGTGAAGTTTGCGGGGTGCTATCACGGGCACGTCGATTCCCTCCTGGTCTCGGCGGGCAGTGGTGTGGCGACCTTCGGTTTGCCGGATTCACCAGGCGTGACCCAGAGTGACACCATCGTGGTTCCCTACAACGATCTCGACGCGGTTCGTGACGCCTTCGAGCAACACCCCGACGACATCGCCTGCGTGATTGCGGAGGCTGCGGCCGGGAATATGGGGACCGTCGCGCCCCATGAGGGTTTCAATGCCGGACTTAAGGACATCGCCCACGAGTATGGTGCTCTTCTTATTCTCGACGAGGTCATGACGGGTTTCCGCACATCGCATGAGGGCTGGTACGGCGTCGATGGTGTGGCGGGCGACCTCGTCACCTTCGGCAAAGTTGTCTCGGGCGGGCTGCCGGCTGCAGCATTTGGTGGCCGACGCGACATCATGTCGTACCTTGCGCCGGAGGGCCCTGTGTACCAGGCGGGGACTTTGTCGGGCAACCCCGTAGCGATGGCTGCTGGGTTAGCGTCATTGCGTCTGGCAGATGAGAAGTGTTACGCGACGATCCGCGCGAATGCTGACCGGTTGGAGAACTTGCTGCACGAGGCTCTGGAGCGTGAGGGCGTTGCCCACCACATCCAGCGCGCGTCGACGTTCCTGTCGGTGCGGTTTGCCGAGGGTGAGGGGCATAATTTCGCGGATATGCAAGCCGCGGACACGTTCCGTTACGCCCCGTTCTTCCACGAGCTGTTAGACAATGGTGTGTACACGGCTCCGTCGCCGTTTGAGACCTGGTTTGTATCTACAGCGTTGACCGACGAAGATTTCTCTCGCATTGAATCTGCATTGCGTCCTGCCGCGAAGGCGGCCGCAGCGGCCACCAAGGAGGGCTAA
- a CDS encoding cytochrome c biogenesis protein ResB, whose product MRTALILLFLLALGAIPGAILPQRSLNQEKVDTYIADNGKLGQIYDKLQLFDVFSSTWFTAIYVLLFISLVGCIIPRTWEHYTAMRSQPVRAPKNLNRLPHYRARTIPASDFSDTDTFARTHITPRFKKWHTRETSAHDDRAGQWSFSAERGYAREFCNLVFHIGLTVMLVFIAAGRLMYYEGQVIVIAGNENSQFCNSAVANFDSFRHGALVDGTRLSPYCLQIEDFKADYLSNGQAKMFTSDIRYAAKDDVDKPTSEWTKYTLKVNHPLRIAGDRVYLQGHGYAPSFTVKWPDGETRTGEIQWQPTDMTNFLSAGAMRFDPPAGMYPDLQERRKNQLAIQGMYAPTAVFTGENNNVLSASRFPTQDDEAVAIDVFRGDAGLDTGVGQSIFTLDTSLIHQGLLSKIDRVNLRKGEKTTLNDGTEITFNGAKPFVNLQVSHDPTQGYLLGITLIMLAGLVGSVSIKRRRMWVRVTPQDDSSALVETAGLARTDRAGWGREFSKYARAILQEPDDDEYEDDEED is encoded by the coding sequence ATGCGGACCGCGCTGATTTTGCTATTCCTCCTGGCCCTCGGCGCAATCCCAGGGGCCATCCTTCCGCAGCGCTCCCTTAACCAAGAGAAAGTAGACACCTACATCGCCGACAACGGCAAGCTCGGGCAGATCTACGACAAGCTCCAGCTCTTCGACGTCTTCTCCTCCACGTGGTTCACCGCCATCTACGTCCTGCTGTTCATATCACTAGTAGGCTGCATCATCCCCCGCACATGGGAACACTACACAGCGATGCGCTCCCAGCCCGTCCGAGCGCCCAAAAACCTCAACCGGCTGCCCCATTACCGCGCCCGCACCATCCCAGCCAGCGATTTTTCCGACACCGACACCTTCGCGCGCACCCACATCACCCCGCGGTTCAAAAAATGGCACACGCGTGAAACGTCGGCACATGACGATCGCGCCGGGCAATGGTCGTTCAGCGCGGAACGCGGATACGCCCGCGAATTCTGCAACCTGGTTTTTCACATCGGTCTCACCGTCATGCTGGTTTTCATCGCGGCCGGACGCCTCATGTATTACGAAGGCCAGGTCATCGTCATCGCCGGTAATGAGAACTCGCAGTTCTGCAACTCAGCCGTCGCTAATTTCGATTCCTTCCGCCACGGGGCTCTTGTCGACGGAACGCGACTGTCCCCATACTGCCTGCAGATCGAGGACTTCAAAGCGGACTACTTATCCAACGGACAGGCGAAAATGTTTACGTCCGACATTCGGTACGCCGCGAAGGACGACGTCGATAAGCCCACGTCGGAGTGGACAAAGTACACGCTGAAGGTCAACCACCCGTTGCGGATCGCTGGTGACCGCGTGTACCTGCAGGGACATGGTTATGCGCCGTCGTTCACGGTCAAGTGGCCCGACGGCGAGACGCGCACCGGAGAGATTCAATGGCAGCCGACCGACATGACGAACTTCTTGTCGGCCGGTGCGATGCGGTTCGACCCGCCTGCGGGGATGTATCCTGACCTGCAAGAACGACGGAAAAACCAGTTAGCGATCCAGGGCATGTATGCGCCGACGGCCGTATTTACCGGCGAAAACAACAATGTGCTCTCGGCATCGCGCTTTCCCACGCAGGATGATGAGGCTGTTGCGATCGACGTGTTCCGCGGCGATGCCGGATTGGATACGGGCGTGGGGCAGAGCATATTCACCCTGGACACGAGCCTGATCCACCAGGGGCTTTTGTCGAAAATTGATCGCGTGAATCTGCGAAAAGGCGAGAAAACCACCCTTAACGACGGGACTGAAATCACCTTTAATGGCGCAAAGCCGTTCGTGAACCTGCAGGTCAGCCACGATCCGACGCAGGGATACCTGCTGGGAATCACGCTTATCATGCTCGCCGGGTTGGTTGGGTCCGTGTCTATTAAACGGCGACGCATGTGGGTGCGCGTCACACCGCAAGACGACAGCAGCGCGCTTGTCGAGACCGCCGGGCTTGCACGTACGGACAGGGCCGGATGGGGCCGGGAGTTTAGCAAATATGCCCGGGCTATCCTGCAGGAACCAGACGACGATGAATACGAGGATGACGAGGAGGATTGA